TCGACTTGGCTCGATATAATTGCACTCTCTCTTGTTGTTTGTTTTTAAATGAGATGGTCCAAATGTAGTCACATATGAATaataatatcattaacatatatatatatattatatatatatatatattcacaatCCAtgtaataaaaaaggaaaaacacctcttcttttctctctcctaagTATATAAGCCAACATTCTTGACTTTTCTCGCTTGACTTTAAAAGCCAACATTCTTGATTTTTCTCGCTTGACTGAATTCGACTTGGCTCGATATAATTGCACTCTCTCTTGTTGTTTGTTTTTAAATGAGATGGTCCAAATGTAGTCACATATGAATaataatatcattaacatatatatatatacatatatatatatatatatatattcacaatCCATGtaataaaagggaaggaaaaacacctctctctctctctgtctgtgtCTGTGTCTCTGTCtgtgtctctgtctctctgtctctctgtgtctctgtctctgtctctctctctctctctctctccattcatCAACTCAAAGAACTAGGATAGCTCTCCCACCTCACATCACATGGCGAAGAGCAAGGTCCTCATCGTAGGCGGCACCGGCTACATGGGGCGGAGGCTCGTGCGGGCAAGCCTGGACCAGGGACACCCCACGTACATCCTCCAGCGGCCCGAGATCGGCCTCGACATCGACAAGCTCCAGATGCTGCTGTCCTTCAAGAGGAGCGGCGCCCACCTCATCGAGGGCTCGTTCTCAGACCCAAGGACCCTCGTCGATGCCGCGAGGCAGGTCGACGTTGTCATCTCTGCCATGTCGGGCGTCCACTTCCGGAGCCACAACCTCCTGCTGCAGCTCAAGCTCGTGGAGGCCATCAAAGAAGCTGGAAATGTTAAGGTAATTAACCTCCCATGAAATCCTTTCCCTCTTTTTAGAGCAGCCCTTGTTGACTTTTTACTATTTACTAATTTCTTTCACGTAGCATAAATCTCGAAATATTTgtgaagataaaaagaaaaaaattaccaatttgCAACCCGCGATAGAACCTTTTGTCagttatttctcttttatttcttatttttctaggTGCATGCTTGACTTGGACGTAGAGTGAAAGTCAAAAGAGGATGAGATATTTTGCGGACTTTTTGAGCGTATATGTATTCGAACAGGAAAAACAGAGCAAGCACTCTCAAAGTAAAGTTATAATTACGTTGATGGGGTAAGTTATAATTACTCATTTGAATTATAATTAcgagtgaaaagaaaaattactcaTGATGGTGTAAGTTATAATTACTCATTTGAATTATGCAAATTATGGTACAAGTGCGTGCATAATTTGATTATCACAATTAGAGGGGCCAAGCgcttgatttgttcaaaataatAGGCGCACGTCTATACATTCGTATATAGATCTAGttcttattatatttaattttacacACTAACTAATGGAAAACCTAGAGAACCGTTTATCTAAACTCAATCTCACTATATCAGATTAATCAGGCAGTAGAAAATAGTCTGATTACGTTTTACGTCGTATCCGATGGCGTAACCTTTTCTATACTAGGGCCTCCTCCGTCGTTGGAAGGTTATATACATATAGAAGACCATCTCctcgaaaaaaaattagtgggtGATGATTTCATGATTTGATCCTGGCCTCATACATCCTTCTAGATGGTTCAAGCCGGTTTAACCAACAACTCCTCAGCTACCGCGATaaagagcaaaatataaaaCTATTCCAGCTACGACACAAGTCACGCTAAAGCCAAAATCGACCAACTTGACCCATCGTATTACCCGCACAATTTGAAGTATTGTTgttataatttttctatataACAGACATGTAACGCTGCATATATGTGTCGCTAATGACCTGATTTGATCGTCCGAACAAACAATCGTTCCAACCAAAAAGCCAAACGAGTCTTGCGAATTATGTGTTTAATTATTCATCTTATGTTATAATGATAGGCAGATGAACAGATAGGAACGTTTGCGTGAACAATTTTTCAGATTATCTATGATGTTGAAAAGCTTGTTCCTACTGACCATATCTTAATGGCAGATATGCAAAATGGAGATATTACATTAAATGGTGATAATGATGCATACTCGTGTCACTAGCGACCTGATCTAATCGTCGAAACAAACAATCGTTCTAACCAAACGGCCAAACATGCGAATTATGTGTTTAATTATTCATATTATGTTATAATAATAGGCAGATGAACCGATAGGTACATATTCGTGAACACTTTTTTAGATTATcgattatgttttttttttaggtcgaaaatggaattttttatttatattataaccGGTATAGTTTCAGCAGAGCCCAAGACCAGGGCATCGGTCCATAGTAGGGCCCAAACGGCCTTGTGGGGAGAGATTATCGATGATGTTGAAAAGCTTGTTCCACTGACCATGTTTTAATGGCAGATATGCCAATAAGAGAGATTATCTCAGGTGGTGATAATGATACAGGTGGGGCCAACCAAACAGTGTTTTTAAGCAGACAATAGCAGATTgattgattaaaataataatgttAGAAATAGATAAACGTGTCTTTGTGCTGTTTTTACTACGCTAATGCATGTTCACTTGACAGATTGCGCCCTGATTATTGCTCAATCTAAAAATGTTTTGAATCTTTGTGCAATTCTAGTGTTGTTTTGTCATGCTTATGATCAAGGTATGGAATTTTGTTATATGGAATTTCTGTAGAACAagtctcttcttttcttgtttctcctAAATAAAAACTTCTAGTTTGTAGTAcctttaatttcttatttaaattgCATGCTTCTAACTTTAGTGATAGTCCTGTTCTCATAGTCCTTTTACTCTGACAGTTGGATATCATCTGTAATATTGCAAGTGACTTTTTTAGTTATAGATTCAACTCCAACTTTGGCTATGATTTATATTGTGCTTCTAATTCTAATTGATGGGGGATATTACACGAAATTTCCCGGATTCTTTGGGATAGTAgacatttactcatattaatTTTCAATCCTATCATCTGAATTCTCATTTTATTATAGTAGTCAACCCTTAGTTATATTATCCGTTAGTAtgtataaaagaaaatgacacaaataatctctAAAATTTGATCCGATGTGCACTATGtctttagatttttaattttcgacctgaactttatttttatagataaattaaAGATAATACATCCATATGTGTGAGCAAATCACAAAAGTtagaagaaattagaaattatgttaaaaaaaaactaattaagaCGTTGTGACTGTGAATGATCCTAAGAAGTAAATTATGTGCTGATGGGTGTAGTATTGGTTTAACATTGTAAATTTATGCGACGAAGATTCCCTCCTCTGCACAAATGCATCAGGATAAACGGAGATTCTCTCCTCTTGCTTGTTTTGatctttttattctctattttgAGCAATTGAttctcttacttgttcaaatttgtgCAATAAAATCTTTTTATTACCTAAATTGTTAACGCCACATTGTTAAGAAAGCTATTTCTCTCGCGTCATTGTCATGATGGGTGCATCTCTCTCTCGTCCCCACATCTTTTTTCGTTTTGCTAATGTATCATCGTCACATCCGCATCATGTTAAAGATCGCCGTGCATCAAATACTAAAGATGTTTTcagtgattttaaatttatgcaGCGGTTCTTGCCGTCGGAGTTCGGGACGGACCCATCCCGCATGGGTCATGCACTTGAACCAGGAAGGGTCTCTTTCGATGAGAAGATGGAGGTGAGAAAAGCAATTGAAGAGGCTAAAATCCCTTTCACATATATCTCGGCCAACTGCTACGCTGGTTATTTTGTGGGCAGTCTCTGTCAACTATCAACTCTCACTCCACCAAAAGAAACCGTATGTCTTTATGGAGATGGCAACGTAAAAGGTATGTGAGATGCATAAACCTAGTTTAGGAATTGCAATGAAGATTATACTTTCCTCCGTCCCTAATCataggaaattttctataatcatGCCTTTGATTGATGGGTTTCAACCGCACAATGCCGTATTTGAAATCCACCAATCAGGAGATTGGTTGAAGCAAGTTTTCTCCAACTAGAGACTGACAAGAACTTGTTTCCCATTAACAATGTAAACCCGGTAACAATTTCGGTAAACTTATGAAAAAAGAGTTGACTAAGTGATAAAACAATTGGAATCTGAGCCTCAGGAAACCTTAGGTCTCATGTAGAATTATCAGCACAACAATGCCCTAATCCAGTGCGGTTCCCAAATACTAACATGTGAAATGATCAATTCATTTCAAAGAAGTGTGGAGTGGGTGAccttgctctaataccatgtgtTGAGAAAATCCAGCGCTTCCCACACACTTACCTTACACTCGCAAGTCTCTCTGCGCCTGTATTGCAACTAGGGAGGGGATGTGCCTATTTATAGACTTTCTCCCCCGACATACTCTTGCAATAGTGGTAAATGCACAGGATACGTGTTCTCCGTTTAATCCACACTCACTCTGACTATTAGCCAAGTCACTTGATCAAGGTTTCGTTTCTTGGATTCTTCTAAACACTGACGTGGGCTGCTTCTCCACCTCtattttcaacttcttcaaaaTATTTGGGATCATATTTTAACAAGTAGGTCATTCGTTTATGTCAGTTGGGAGCGTGAGGCAATTATGACTTGTATTCTATGAATGGATTCAATCTTTCTGCAATGTCTTGCTAGGTGAGATTGTGTCATATCAGGAGTTATATTTCTGACTGCTCATAAAATCTATCAAGGTCGAGATTTTGACTTGGTTGAGTCATTTAGCCAAGTTCAACTTGTTATAGCAACTGACCTCCTAGAATTATGACTTTGTTACTACCGACTTATCAAAGAGCAACACTTGTTTTCCCAATTAAGACACAAGTATGCATGAATATGTATATGGATTAGTCATGAAAGTGTTTTGATACCGCATTATTGTTGCAGCTATCTTTCTCGATGAAGATGATATCGCAACGTACACAATAAAAACGATTGATGATCCGAGAACACTGAACAAGACTGTGTACCTGAGGCCACCTGAGAACATTGTGTCCCAAAGACAACTGGTGGAGCTGTGGGAGAAGGTCAGTGGAAGGACCCTGGAGAAGAGAAGCATTTCTGCAGAAGACTTCCTTGCCTCCATGAAAGGTACTtacctaattaattaatttgttaGATGACATCTATTTTTACGTAATCTTAAGAAAATTTCGACGCCTTCTGGAGAATTTAGTGTTGGAATATCCTTAGGGGTGAGCAACAAAGACCACCTGGACCGGGAACCACCCAGACCGGCTGAACCGGCCAATTTTGGGCCGTTCTCGGAGGGGTCTGTACGGTTCCTGGTAATTTTCAGTCCGGTTTCTGGTTCCAGGGGTAGAACTACTTGAACCAGACCgaaccaactttttttttttgcttatttctcAGAAATCTTCAAAGAACAGCGGCCTCTCATGCTCGCTCTTCCCTCTTGGCTCTCACgcttctttccctctctccccgACGGACGACGGCGTCCTTCAGGGTCTGGAGGAGGAGGGCCTTCTTGGAGGTGGGACAGGAGGGATtgacttagagagagagagagagagaaggagagagagagaaataaagtAAATGCCTTCAATTCGATAGAAACTTGTTAGGAAGTAAAATAAATGTAACAGAGAGACACATTAAACAGAAGTGGGCCACGCTACTCTGCTCTATATGTTTTTGTCAGACACGTCCCTCTCTTCAATCTTTAAAATTTGACCGGTTCCATGGACCGGACCAGTCCGTTTCTCGGTTCTCAATTTTAGAGACTAATGCTCCCGATCTGATTCTCAATTTCACTTTAGAAATGAATTAGATTCACCCCTAAATATTCTTAAGTTCAACGAGCATGTCAAGCAATGGTGATTATGCTTCTTAATGCTGATGGAGAACCCGGTAAACACCCTTTGGTAAATCATGAGTGACCTGCTAAATAATTTCTTACTACGTTAACTTCAGATCTACAGTAGATCATGTATAGATAGTTTTGATCTATCCTTTTGTTTCAGGATTGGGCTATGCAGCGCAAGTGGGAATGGGCCATTTCTACCACATATTCTATGAAGGCTGCTTGACAAACTTTGAAATTAgcgaagatggagaagaagctTCCCAGCTTTATCCTGAAGTTCAATATACCCGCATGGATGAATACCTGAAGATTTATGCATGATCGTACTAAGAAGAAGATTTGCCATCGATGACCGTGCTCTTTTCAGTCTCAGGAGAAAATAAAGACCATCTCAGAGCATTCCTACAATGGTTCAAGCCAACGTTTTCCGGGTAATTCAATAGTTGTTTCTTGTAATTTGTGAAAATAAGATAACTCACGCTTGTAAGTCGACTTAAAAATTCAGATATTGCCAATAGGCACTCTTCTGTTTCATAATATAGCTCCCAGTCATTTGAGGACATTCCAGTTACAGAGAAGAAGCAATTTGTGCATTTCTAGTCTGTCATCACAAAAGGGCCCCGTTTGCTAATATttagatttctttatttttctgttcttttaggGCATATTTGATCATCATTATATTTCTGAGAAAGTTTTGcttagaaataatttattttattttgttcctacgaataatttcttattttttaaaggtGTTTGTTAACTAccgaaaatttttattcccgaaatagaaatgcatttggtaggactctaaatttttttttttcttttaatattttaatacttttattatatttttcttatttttctcttttttatccttttttttttttttcttttcacttctttctcCTTCGTGGCCGCCGTGGCCAACAACCGGCTTGGCGAGGTCTAGTGAGCTCACCTAACCGAGGCGAGCAGTGATGCTTCAGCGAGGTCGTTGGCCTTCGTTTGGCCAATtgccagccatggccaaggccaatgacaggccaaaaggaaaaagaagaagaaacattaGACTAGGTTCTATGAATTGTTCCCGCGAataaatagtaatttttttttacttcttgattatgttccaaatttattcccgagaatattatcaaatgaatttatgttctttttttttcaaaaaataaaagaataaaatcaattgTCTCGGGAGTATTACTAAATAAGCCCTTAtctttctgttcttttgtttttcggaataaaaaaagaatagaaatccatttggtaatgtcAGCTAATTTTATATTCTCCGGAGCAGAGCAATGGttagggaatagatttagaacagaaacaagaagttaAAATGACTTACTTCTTTGTTCACAGAAACACAAGGAGGAAtgatgtcatttaaaaaaaaaaaaaaaagatcaacaCAACCTAATGCTCATTCTTATACAATCAACACAATGTCCAATCTCCCGATCCGATCTGAGTCCTCAtttttcggaacaaaaaaataaaaattcaaaaaaataaaaaatttaggaaaattttttagaaattagattttgattagttttactagattttaatgttaattctagtttagaattagtttagcataaaaaattgtgaaaatattttgatgaaaattgaattcAACATTGAataatgtttaggacttaattgtatgtattttttaatatttttttcttttggagacAATGCTAGATCGCGAAAGCTTGGTGACTCCAACCAACGTTTGTTCTTCCTTTTAAAAGATCTATATACTTGTTTATTATAATGTCCAAAGATTTACTATCAACTTTCTCATATCGTAAGTTATAAACTAATGTGACTCTTTGTTGCCATTTCCAGCTATCTATTTTTGACTAACTATTATGCTAGATTTTCCTAGGTTATTTTAGAATATCTAGATCGATTAAATCATTAGAAAAGCCCTATTTTATCCAAACATGAAATATCAAGTCtctttatatttaaataaaaaaaaataggggaTAGAAAGTTTTAGGTTtgcaccaaacacatttttgttctttttctatttttggaataaaaaaattgtgcaGTTACTAAACACGTTAATCTGCTTAAAAACTTGTCTagggagtagaaatagaaaaaactatatcTGAACAGtaattatttctgaaaacaGAAATATTATCAAACGCACCATAATTTTCCCATTATGGAAGCCATCCCTAGTCCTTCCCTACCTGTCGGCATAGTGTTATGGTTAATCTGTTTCTAACATATATTGACACACCGGACACTCGTTCGTCCTATTTTGATTGGTCGGGTCATACAAGACACCCCATGAACCGTTTTCGTAGGGCAGCTTCATCGTGGCTCCTCCCTATAAAGACGAGCTTGTTTATCCTCTTCTCATCAGGGCCCCATACTTTTACTGGAGAGCCATCCAATGTCCAACGGACCCCCTAAAGAGCGAGGcagtttttgaagaaaaataagatcGAGGATTTAAACCAAAATGGCTAGAAAGAGGTTCTCAAACACAAATAGTGGAATACGTACCGTTGCTCATAACCAATCACAGACAATACACCCTTCATTTTGGACAAGTCCTCCCATTTTTCATCGATAATAAAGGTGTGTTTGATTTAGCATTTTGAACAAcccattaaaaaaatgcaaagcagtTTGACATAAAGGACTTCAAATAAATGTAAAGATCATTTGATAAATTATGAGATAAATGCCGTTCGGTAGAAAATACATTTAAAAAACCTTTTGGGTGAGTAATGTTagctttttgatttttatttgtttaaacttcaaaaaaataatatatgcaaatttttaaatctaaattttgacaatattgctaaaaaaatcaaaatatatatatttaaaaaaaagaccaaacacTTTGTCGATCGATGAAGGGCTATGGTCGTTGATGAGCCGAGATCTAGAGTCAACGGCCGTTGGCTCAGGCAACCTCTGTCGAGGGTCATGTGACCTTGAcaagggtcgcgcgaccctagCGAGGGCCGTTGGAGGTCGCCTAACCTCGAGCAACGGCACGCAACTTGAGCAACCCTCATCGAAGTCTGGCGACCTTGATTGATAACCATCGGCTCTAGATTTAGCTCGCCGGCAGCCATAGCCCTTGGCCATACCAAGGGAAGggttggtctttttttttttaaattatatacatttgcttttttttagcatttatatatatttgatttttttagcatttaaaaaaataacgagggcaaaattagaaatttgaagaatggatGATGGTAGtcttggaagaaaaaatgagtttcggcatttggccaaatgctagaggtggcaaaatgggtcttagacccatttataactcatttaaatcataaattggtcatATACGGGAcacttattttttgaagaaactagttaAATGAATTTAACAATTGAAGACTTAAGATAGATAGGTATGAGTTCAacttagaacccattttcaaccaaagCCTCACAATCTCtttcttccctctttaactttacaaaaatatatatttttaataaagtcgaaaatataattattttttatatttcaattttatttgttatttttttttgctttctttttcctcctcctttaccTAGTGGCTGGCACGGCGACCGGCTAAGCGAGGCTTGAGCCCACCGATTTGGCGAGGTGGAGGCCTTGCTAATGTCTGGCAAGGTTTGAGCCTCGTCGATCTAGTGAGCTTCGAGTTGGCGGACGTTAGGTGAGCCCAATGAGCTTAAGGCTTGTCTATGGCTAGTCGCTAGCTATTATGGCTAGTAgctagttgaagaagaagaccaaaaag
This region of Eucalyptus grandis isolate ANBG69807.140 chromosome 8, ASM1654582v1, whole genome shotgun sequence genomic DNA includes:
- the LOC104444250 gene encoding isoflavone reductase homolog: MAKSKVLIVGGTGYMGRRLVRASLDQGHPTYILQRPEIGLDIDKLQMLLSFKRSGAHLIEGSFSDPRTLVDAARQVDVVISAMSGVHFRSHNLLLQLKLVEAIKEAGNVKRFLPSEFGTDPSRMGHALEPGRVSFDEKMEVRKAIEEAKIPFTYISANCYAGYFVGSLCQLSTLTPPKETVCLYGDGNVKAIFLDEDDIATYTIKTIDDPRTLNKTVYLRPPENIVSQRQLVELWEKVSGRTLEKRSISAEDFLASMKGLGYAAQVGMGHFYHIFYEGCLTNFEISEDGEEASQLYPEVQYTRMDEYLKIYA